The window ACGGCTCATGGTCGTCCTGGAACCCCTCAAGGTGGTCATCGACGGCCTGCCCGACGACCACGTCGAGATGGTGGACGTTCCCTTCTCCAAGGAACCCTCCTTCGGCACACACAACGTCCCCTTCACAAAAACGGTGTACATCGAACGCTCCGACTTCCGTGAGGTCGACTCACCCGACTACTTCCGTCTTGCGCCTGGCAAGACCGTCGGTCTCTTGCGAGTGCCTTACCCCATCACCGCAACCTCCTTCGACAAGGACCCTGCCACGGGAACCGTCACCTGCGTATACGCAAAATACGAGAAACCCGAAGAAGGCGCTGCGcccaagaagggcaagacgTTCATCCACTGGGTCGGCGAGTCCTCCGCGCATAACAGCCCGCTGCGCGCCGAGATCCGCATCTTCAACCCGCTCTTCAAGTCCGAGGATCCCTCCGCGCACCCGGGCGGCTTCCTGGCTGATATCAACCCGGGCTCCGAGCAGATCTACAAGGATGCTTGCATCGAGACCGGGTTCCGGGATATCTCTGCCTCGGCGCCTTGGCCGAAGGAGGAGAAAAATGCCGCGGCCGGTGATCTGGCAACAAACCAGCACTCGATCCGCTTTCAGGGTATGCGCGTTGCGTACTTTGCGGTTGATCGCGATTCGACGCCTGAGAAGATTGTCTTGAATCAGATCGTCTCTCTTAAGGATACCCAGGGCAAGACCTGAAAAATTTAGTCTAACGGATGGAATGGGGAGAGGACGGCATAGCATTTTGCATTTTATCTactattttttttttgtcatGTCTTGGGTTTGGACATTTTAGTAGGAGCAAAAACTAATTAGAAACATGGAAGGAGAATCTGCATTTCATCTCATCTACTCATAACTCTAGATACGAGCCGGAAAAGACGTGGAAGGCCCCACGAGGCACACCTGCAATGTCTCAGGCCTGCTGCCAAGTGTACCATTCTTCTCAGGAAGATGATAGGATGTCCACTTGATCTAGTCAACTGATAAACGCCACAACCTCCCTCAACCAGACCAGATCAAACGGAACTACAGCGCCATTTAGCCTTAAAAAAAAACTCCTCCTTCCGTTGTATGCAGAGTTTTGGGGACAAAAAAGAGCATTATGGCAGGCCATAATAGCATGTGTTCGACGGTGAAGGGACTCGAACCCTCAGCCTTTTCCTTAGGAGAGAAATGCTCTACCATTGAGCCACACCGCCGTCATTCTAGAGGGGAAATGGAGCTCAGGCGATTCTTAGACTTAACAGTAATTTACTGTTAGGGAATATTATAGATGGCTTCACGCGGGGTAGACTGGGAACTTTAGGATAGTGTTGGCTGATGTATATTATGGCGATAGTGGTAGAATAGTGGTAGGATGTCAGTTATCAGTTGCCACCCATCCACTGACTGGCTGACTGACCGGCCCGCTGTCAACTGATGAGATGCAGATGCCACAGCCACGATCTGACAGGGAATAGATACGCATGACGCACAAGCTGACAGGGTGCAGGCTCTATACGAACACCAACGACACAGCCATGATGGTGTTTCAACAAGAGTGAATGGTCCGAAGTACGTAGTAGGAACCCTAACCGAAACCAACCAACTGACGAACGGAGCTAGCTATATGATCAGCGTCGCTCCCGCCCCTGACTGACGAACTAGTCTTACATGTGGGCTACTTACTTCCGGTCCCTCGGAGCTATTATgcatttttctttttgaccACTTCCATTAACAGACTTGGTACAAACCATGGCCACCCCGACCGAAATCTCAACCGAGCAACCCCCGACCCAAGGAGAGGATGCCGAATCCACCACGCCAACCTCGCCGCCCCCGCTAGAACGGCGGGGCTCGGGCttcctcaacttcttcacctccatcctcggcgcGAAAAACCCGCTCGCGCAGCCGGCAGATGCCACCAAGAACTCTGTCTGGCTATTCGACAACACCGCATACCAGAACGGCGACGACGGACAATGGCAGGCCGAGGTGGTCGCCTGCATCTTCGAGAAAGAAGGCCGAGACGATGTGGGCAAGTTCGTTGCGAACATCGCAGACCAGGTCGGGATTGATGGCGAAGTGGGCGGCAACACTGTAGCCCGGAAACGCATCGAGGAACGTGTCCGGCCGTTTCTTGACCCCGTGTCCCCGACCAAGACCCTGACACTGCTTGAATCGGAGCAGACCCATGCGCTTGGTCCCTCCGATAGCAATGGGATTATCAGCCAGACGGTCAACATGGCCAGCGAGGGCATGTCAGACGGCATAAGCGTGCAGCCGCAGGTCCAGGGGTTTAGCCtggcgatgccgacgaaCACGCTCTTCGCCGCGCCAGAAGGCTGGCTCGTGATTTCCGACATCGACGACACGATCAAAATCACGCAGACATCCGAGTCAACGGGGATCCTGCGCACGACCTTCGTCGACGACCCCCAGCCCACGCCGGGCATGCCGGAATTCTACAAACACGTCCACGCCGAGCTCAACCCGACCTGGTTCTACCTCAGCGCATCCCCCTACAACCTATACCCGTTCCTGCATGGCTTCCTGCACAGCACGTACTGTCCAGGCACGCTGGTGCTGCGCGACTACTCCTGGCTAGACCTCAGCGGGCTGATCAAGTCATTCACGGAGAAGACGCTCGAGTACAAGGTTGAtcgcatggagaagatccgGCGCTGGTTCCCGCGCCGCAGAGTGCTGTGTATTGGCGATTCCACGCAGAAGGATCCTGAGGCGTATGGGGATATGTATCGGAAGTATCCAGACTGGGTGCACGCTATTATTATTCGCAAGGTGACTTATGTGCAagggatggaggagaagaataaGGACGAGAGGTTTGAGGCGGCGTTCAAGGATGTTCCGAGGCACATGTGGACGGTGTTTGAGGATCCGGAGAAGTTGTATGGGTTTGTGGACGGGTTGGGTATGGAGGATCAGGTTTTGTAGTCGATCTTTTGTTATTATATTCCAGACAGAAGGGGGGCATTTATTTATTGGGGCTATACTTGCCCGGCCGTGGTGTATAGTTCTATTGAGGCAATGCTGAGGTAATCGCCAACGTCAGTGTTATGCCATTTCGGGGACGTTTATATACTTCGCTTTATAGCATATAGATAATTGAGAAGTACCAGGCAAGTAATCACTAGAGCATCTGCATTCAAAATGAAACCAGCCAAGCCCGCATCGGCAACAATGAACGAACAAACGTTCGTTCCGAGCTCCATGCGCGCCCTGTACTACACCCTCCACCTCCCAACACCGGAAACGGCCACCGAGGAGTCCGGTAAAGccctcctccccggcccAGACGGCTTAATCCTGGACACGGGGTTCCCAACGCCCCAACCAGCAGCACACGAGTACCTGTTGAAGGTTCAAACGGCGGCATTCTGCCACGACGAGCAGCGGCTCGCTCGAACGCTTAATCCCACCAAGACCACGCCACAAATCCCGCTGCATTCCCTGTGCGGAACTGTAATTAGCACGCCCACTGCAGACCACGAGCGGCAGTCCGGTCCGCGGTTCAAGATCGGCGACATCGTCTTCGGCCTGATCAGTCACTtccgcgacggcggcgcggCGGACTATACGCTCGCcaccgaggacgagctggccTTTAAGCCCGGGAATATCAGTGCCTCTGAAGCAGCTTCTGTGGCATTGCCGGCGCTCACGGCATGGCACGCTCTTTTCCGGTATGCGGGACTGGATCCCGATGCCACAGCGAATGGGATCAGCCGTGATAAGAATGGGAATAGTAACCACGGCAatagagatgggaagaaaTGGAATGGCAACGGATACGGCCTTTTCAGGAAAGGTAgtggcaatggcaatggTAACGGGCATGGTAAGAAAGTGCCGCCGCTGCGGGTGCTGGTCACCAACGCGCGGGATTGCGAAGTCGGCCGGATAACGGTGCAGCTACTGCGGGCGGACAAGCTATTCCCCGTGCGGCCATGGATCTGCGTCAGCTGCACAGCGACAGAGGCGGACATCATGCGGCGCGAGTGGGATGTCGACGAGGTGCTGGTGATCCCGCACCTGCCTACGCGCGACGAGTGCGATCTGGCGGGGACATTCCGCCAGCGACGCTGGGAGCCCGTTGATGTTGTGCTGGATTGTGAAGGCGGCGAAGTGTACCGGCAGGCGCACGAGGCGGGCGTGGTGCGAAACTATGGCGCTGTCTTGACGGCGGTGGACTCGCGGCCCGCGCAGCAGGCTGCGTCTCCGGATCGGGGGCTGCATAGTAAGCTTGTGGCTGTTGCTCCGGATGGCGCGTCGATGATGCGCATTGGAGGGTTGGTCGAGGCAGGGAAAGTGCTTGGTGTGCCGGAGACGGTGGTGGATTTGATCAATTCCGCGGACTTGTTGGCGTCTGGGgcggcggccacggcgggcAGTCGACGGggaggcatggtggtggtgcgcGTCAATTGAGGATTTTGATAcggaaaaggaaagaaaagaagaaaagacccGTGACATTTTGACCTTATAAGAAAAGAGTCCGCCCGCTTGACAACAGAAACTACATGAGCGAAcaggaagaagtgaagaaaatgaaaaaaaaaaagagtaCTACGGTACACCCCGGTTCAAAGTAACGAATCGAGTCTGGTGAAAACGCTCAAGCATGCCGCAACAATCTGAACAATAATTAGTAAATGatcctttttctctctcttcctctctctctctgtgtgtCTTAAGATAGAGACGGGGGAAACGTACCTCCATCTGGAGCTCTCTATCCTTGTTCCGGTTGATCTCCTCATTGATCATCGAGGCCAGGTTCGCCCCGATAGACTGCGAGCCGCCTGCCCGTCGCCCAAATGGCCATTGCGAGTACTCGGCTAGCAGTTCATCCACTTGAGCAAAGGCTCGCTCGCGCGCCTCATGGCTCATTGTCACTAACGCATTCTCCAGCACGTTGGCCGCATACGCCGCACAAACCATGCTCACCGTGCGCAGGTATCGGTACTCAGAATCCTCGGGGAGCCAGGTGGTGGGAGGGATGATGACGGTACGGTTGCTGCAGATGTTGCGGACACGGCGGTGGATGTCGTCCttggcgccgccgtcggccaCGGGGTGGGTGGCCATgtcgaagaggaggaagTTGCGTTTTTCGGTGCGCAGGATGCCCTTGTCGACGAGACCTTTGGCCAAGCGCTCGCGCACCTGCTTGAGTTGATACCCGATTTTCATGAGATTCCATGTTTCCCCtgccaagaaagaaagggtCAGTTTGGGCCTCGAGACCAGACATGTAAAATCATTTACCGCTCAATAGATCGATCCACGTATTCACGCTCATCTTCTCGCTAgacttcatcatcttcagcGTCTCGTCCAGCAAGACCTCGCCCGTCAATGTGTcgtcgatgacctcgatcACGCGGTCGGCCAGGGGGAAGCGGCGCCGCGACGAGTCCTTTTGCATGCTTATCCGACCGCGGAGGGCCAGCTCGACGACAATGCACCCTCGCAGGGCATAGGAGATGTTTTCGTTCCAGAATGAGAGGTATCCCTGTTATTGCGCCATTAGACCACCCGCCGGGTTCGAACACAAGCCGCCATCACGCACCTGTTTATCCttcagccccagcagcagcacctcctccatgAGAGTTAGTTTTGGTTGCTTGCTCCGCTCGGCAGTTTCGCTGAGGTCGCGCGGGTCGAATGCGATCTTGTGGCCATTCTCCGTGTTGGTGAAGGATGTTTCGGGGCCTCGATTGTCCATTGCAGAGCCGTTCCGCGAGACCGGCGACGACACGCGGCTCTCATCTTGCTCTTCGCCAGCGCGGCCaccgcctcgtcggcgagtCAAGCCCCCGGCTGCGGACATTTAAAGGTGGTTGTGAGCTAGCCGAAAAGTGtgttgggttgggtttggttgggggggaggaagatCAGAAGTTGCGGAAGTGGGACTTTTTCGGTGTCAGGGGCGGGAAGATCCAAAGGCCGCGTGCCCGACCGAGGGAATATGGTGATAGTCAACCGACTGACTGTAATGGGTAGGTAGATAGGTGGAAAGTATGGTTGGGGTGGGATACAAGGGCGTGAGTGGAAAGACTGAAAGAAATGTTGCAGTTGGCACGCCGGGTCCGCTTCGGGATTGTTAGGTGGTCTTAGGTTCAGCGCGGAGCCCGATCCGATATGAACGACGACCATCAGAGGGATTCACGACACAATTTATAGAGGGAAAAAACTACAGGTTTAGAGTAGAAAGCATTTCAGGGATTGATATACACGATAGAGAAAGGACCAAAAAAACCACATGGATTCCGAATACATTCAGACCGTTCTATTCGATCCTCCCAACCCGGCATCTAGTGAATTAGTGGGCTAGAGACCAATTAGCAACGGAGAGTCAAAGAGGGCGAAGGGACGAGACGGGGGAGAAACATACCGTCGGGCTGGGCAAGGATGTACTCGACGGCCTTGTCCACTGTTATGAGGTCAGCGTTGTCTTTTCCTGTCTTGCAAGACTGTTGCACATACCGCTGAGGATCTGATCGGCCTCCTTGTCGGGGATCTCAATGCTGAATTCCTGCTGCGGTGTCAGATATACCGCCATTGCTTTCTCCGAGGGAAACAGCCACACATACCTCCTCAAtggccatcaccacctcgACGGTATCCAGACTGTCCAGTCCAAGGTCGTTCGAGAAGTGCGAGGCGCCGTTGATCTACCGGGCATTAGTTGGTATTCGGTTCGGGTCAAGCCGAGAGCAATCCATCACTGACCTTGCTGGCATCGGTGACCTGTATCAACACTCTCATTAGCACGGACTTCACAATTGTATCACAACGCGCCATCACGCACCTTGTCAAAGTTCTTCAGCAGGTTCACTATCCGACCCTCGACCTCTTTCTGGTCCAGACCCGCGGGAGCAGAGTAGAAGCGGATGGCCTGGGAGACAGCACAGGGCTGGAATTGCGCACGCGCGACGACGGGCGAGCTGCGGAGGAAGGGGGTGGATGGGCGGATAGCACGAGGCACCGAGGCCCGCAGGGAGCGCACAATGGCAGAGCGGAACATGATGATGGGAGGGGgggatgtggaagaggtgaggAGAGTTAGAAAATCAGTAACAAAGGAGATCAAGTCACAGTCGGTGGTGCTCGGGAAGCAAAATCCTGTTACAGCCAATCAGCACCCAACTCTTCCGAATGACCTGCTTACTCACGGCCAacacctcttccactccttccactcctccaagCACACATCCTCaaaccaccttctccagatccccCCCTTGtcgcccatcatggcctccaTGTCGGTCTCCCGGCTGGTTGCTGTCCGCCGTACCCCGTTCATCATCTCCTCATCTCCGTTTTCCACCTCGgccgcccgcgccgccacGCCTGCTGGCCCTCCCCCATCGGGCTTCCGTCTGCCCCCGCCCAAGCGATGGGACCAAAGTGGCGAGTCGTCCCTCGACAAGGCCAGCAAGTACTTCCTGATGGCCGAGATCTTCCGCGGCATGTACGTCGTGCTGGAGCAGTTCTTCCGCCCGCCGTAAGTCGTCGACCCTGGACCGAAAGTGCGAAATTTACGAGCCCACCATTCTCACCATATCAATTCAATTCAGGTACACCATCTTCTATCCCTTCGAAAAGGGCCCCATCTCCCCCCGCTTCCGTGGTGAACACGCCCTGCGCCGCTACCCCACCGGCGAGGAGCGATGCATCGCCTGCAAGCTCTGCGAGGCCATCTGCCCGGCCCAGGCGATCACCATTGAGGCtgaggagcgcgaggatgGAAGTCGCCGCACCACCCGTTATGATATTGACATGACCAAATGCATCTACTGCGGTTTCTGCCAGGAGAGCTGCCCCGTGGACGCCATTGTCGAGAGTGAGTGTTCTGCCCCCGGGAATATAAGACAAAGAGGACATCAACTAACTGTTTCCCAGCCTCCAATGCCGAATACGCTACCGAGACCCGTGAGGAACTGCTGTacaacaaggagaagctgctggccaACGGTGACAAGTGGGAGCCCGAGATCGCGGCTGCTGCTCGTGCCGATGCTCCCTACCGATAAATCACTGGCCTTGGTGGCTACACACTCTGCCAAAAGAACAATATTCCCCCCAAACACCCATCCTGTATATAAAGTGCCCCCCCGTCTGTCTCCTGTACCTGATCTCGAAAGAATTTTCTGTTCGAGTCTTCCGTTAtcgtttctttttcctaTGTCCCGGACTAGCACCTTACAAGGTTACAATCAAGAAAAAATCTGATACATTCCTACTGTCGAAAAATAATCATATTTGAAAACATAATCATATTCACAGAAGAACCAAATCGCTACCTATGCATGATAGAAATATGATGCCGTCGAAACAGCGCAATATAAAACACCAGACACCAAGAACGGATATCTTCGTCTCGTCTCAATCGAAAatcactttttttttcttcggtTCACTTCCtcatttcttcttcccacccgTCTTGGCCTTGAAACTGCCCTCAAACCCAGGtctggccttcttcttgcctccaccagcagccttcttccccttACTGCCCTTGttgcccttctcctctcgCCGCTTGCGCAGGTTATCTTCACGCTTGGTTTGCTTGTGGTCCTTGGCCCGGGCAACGGTGTCAATCCGCTCCCTCCACTCACGCTcggacttcttcttcgcggacTCCTTGCGCTTGAGCGCCTTCTTTAGCAGAGAAGTGTCGTCACGGACACGCTCGCCGTGTGCACGTTTCTTCGCGTTCAACCAGCGGTCCTTCTCTTCGATATCGGCGCGCTTCTCCGGGTCCATCTCGGCCAGACGGGCCTTCTTCGCTTCGGCGACCTTGAGTTGCCCGGCGGCGTCCTTGGCACCGCGCTGTGTGGGCTTGTCGCTCACGCCAGACAATGACGAGTCGGCAAGCTGGCCATCTGTGAAAACAACACGGCCAAAGGAGAAATTGTTGGACGCTGACCCCACGGAATCAACGGGCGAGCGAGGAGAAGCAAGCAGCGACCCTGAGCCGCCAGGCGAAAACCTCCGTGCCATGGCTTCGTCATTCTTGAGctgttcctcctccttggccttttgcCGCAGCTCCTTCTTGTGTGTTTTGCGCTGTTCGGCTTTCTGTCGCCGGGCCTCGATGAGCTCTTGGCGGTTGCGGGCCGGCTTGCCGTTCAACCCATCTGCGTGCCGCTTGGCTCGTAGTTCGTCCAGACGCTTTTGGAGACGCTGCTTCAGTTCTTCTGGGGTAGGTTTGAGAGGTTTTGACTCGGAGTTGGTGGGGGGGACAATGGATGAGATGGACGAGCTGCCGGATTGGGGGTTGGAGGCATCGGGGGAGTTGGGCGTagaggaggccgatgaggGCTGGTCCATTTGGAAAGAGAACCCCTCCTCGGCAGCAAcatcttcaccatcttcatcgtcatcttcagcCTCGGAGGCTTCCTCTGGTTTGGCGGGTGCAGGCTTTTCAGCCTGCTGAttttgcttttccttcttggccgtctccttggccttcttcttttccttctgaGTAGCCTTTTTCTGAgcctttttctcctctctctcatttTTCCTGGCCTCTGCATCTGCGGCTGACTTAGCCGCCGCCGCAGGATCTTCCgcctgcttctgcttcttgggcttTGCGTTGCCACGGTTCAATCCTTCCTTGGGCGCTTCCGAGCCAAGCTCTCCGTCCGAGGAATCAGAGTCTCGTGCACCAGCCTCTCGCTTGCGCTTGCGTGCGTTCTCGTCCATGACATCTTTGGCCGTTTTGGCGGACTCGGGGTCGAGTTTTGCACGCTTGGCTTCGCGGGCTTGTTCCTTggtctgcttcttgcgcttccATTGATCCTGAAGAAATACTTGGTAAGAACCAGATTGGCTAGCAAAAGAGGGGAGACATACATTATTGTCCTCGCCGTAGTAGTATTTGGCGGGGATTAAAGACAGCAGGCCGTCGAAGGCCTGTGCGTGGCTTCGCAGCCGTTCCTGGGGATGTCAGTCTAGTTGATCACAGGAGGAATGGTGTACATACTTCGATGTCGTCCATCTTTCCTACAGTGTAAAGGACAAGCGTGGCTGGCGAACGGGAATCTCGAAAATTTTGGGGGATGAGGAAAAGCCTCCGCTCGGCTCCCTCACCGCCAAACATTTTTTCCTGCTTACATACTCAACTAAGTATAAGTTCAGTTTTAGATGAGAATGATCAGTGAAAAATTGGTCAGTTGGCTAGGAATAGATTAGTAGCGAAACAATCACTTGTCTCACTAGTATAATTCTTACACAGTCAACTCGGTTCGAACCTACTGGCAGATGTTTATATAGTATCCTGCCCACAGCAGCAATTACGTATGCTTCCAAGTGATAGCGACCAGGGTAAAATTGAAATGAATAACTTCTGTGAGCAATGCTTCTCAGATACAAGATGAATGACTCTGAAATAACTCAATTTTCCACAATGCCATATACTATCCACCATCTCATCAACCCTGCACCACAAGTCCTGCCGCCACATCCAACCCAGGACACTCCTCATCCCGAACATCCGTGATATTGTTATAGGGATAAGGAGTCGTCCAGATAAGGTCGAATCTACTAGTTGTCAGAAACATAATGCAAAGAAAGGCAAATCGCTGACCGATTCGACGGATactccagcagctccagaaCACCCAACAACATCTCAATCTCACGCATTCGTCCATGCCGCCAGCAAATCAACATATTTCCGGGGCCCTCATAAGACAGAACCGTCTCCGCGACACATTCGACATCGTTCCGGGAACAGGAAGTGTCGATATCAAGACCGAGATCGAGTGCGAGCGGGAGGACGGTGTCATAGGAACGTCTGTGTGCGCCATCTTCCCCCGAAAAAGTAGTTAGTTAATTCGGTATGACCAATTGGTAGTTACTTGACTATTGTGTTATGTATTTCCCGGTTAATGCGAAAACTCCTTGTAAGCTTACTCCATTTCACCCTCGGCGCCATGATATGTCCAATCTCATAGCCCGACTCGGGACCAAAAACATGACGCAGACACTCCGCGCGGCGGATGCCGTCTGGGCTGAGGCCATGGTCTGTCGGATCGGCTGGTTTCTCGCCGTGTCGGATGAGATAGACGGTGGAGCGGGCGCGGGCGTGAGCGAGGCCGAAGTAGAGAAGTAATATTAACCACCACATTTCCTAGTCTAGTCCAACAACTTATAGTTATCGTGAGAGGTAAGTCCAATCTCTTTTTCGCCATGACTGGGCTTATCTTAATATCTATATATATTCCTTCTAGGGGCTCTGTTACTCTTGCCGGTCTGCATTGCAGGGAACCACTAGCCAGTGGGTCTGGCGGGTAGGGTAGCACGATGGGATCTCCGATCGGCGTGATCGGGTCAGATGCATTTGTAGTGTCTAGTTTAGTTGGTCTGGGTGACAATCATTAAATATTGATCGGGTGAGTTGGTCATCGTCTGGTTGGTGTTAGGGCATAGTGGGTTATAGATGGGACCCCTGTAACTAGTGGACAATTTTTCGCTTGTCGATAATAACATTCCTGTAATAGGCAGCCGAATAATAATCGTCGGCAAATGGTTCATAATTGCAGTGCCCAGGCCGGAGTACGTACGTCTCGACGGTAGTTAGCGCCGATGGGTAGCCGTGAGATCCGGAACCGACAACAATGGAAGAACTCGTTTCGGCAAATCGGACGAACGTAGGATTGTCCTCCTCGCATTGCCACACAGTGTGGCGGTGTTCGAGGTACGTGCTGTACTAGGTAATCTGTGCGATTTTATGCATTATTAGTTACCGCTACTAAGAATAATCACTCATCGCTTCAAGTGTGGCTCAGTCGAGCTGCGCCTTCGTGGGCATGTGGGGGGTCAGCCCTGTGACTGTACATTTATAAACACTCGCACCTgcccctcctcttcttttctcttcatcatcttcatcttcatcatctaacttcatccccatcatccactccaCCCACCATGTCTGATCCCTACAACCAGTACAACCAAGGCTACGGCCAGGGCTACCCTCCCCAGCAGGGTTATGGTCAGCAGGGCTATGGTCAGCAAGGCTAtggtcagcagcagccccagTACGGCCAACCCGGCTacgaccagcagcagcagcagtatgGTGGCTATTCTCAGCAGccccaacagcagcagtacGGGGGCTACAACCAGGGCTACGAGCAACAGTCCCAGCACGGCCAGTCCCAGCAGCAGTAcggcgagcagcagcagtatgGCCAGCAAGACTCCTACCGTCAGGGGTGAGTTTGAGATTCCCTAATCATTTCCCTTCTACCACATCCACATACTAACCCCCCCTCCAGTGGCTATGAACAGCAGCAGGGCGCTCCGGGCGAAGCCCAAGACGGCGAGCGCGGCCTGGCTGGAGCCCTAGCCGGAGGTGCCGGCGGCGCTTTCGCCGGACACAAGGCCGGCCACGGTTTCCTCGGAACAATCGGCGGCGCCATCATTGGCAGCATTGCCGAAGACGCTATCAAGAAGCACAAGAGCCGCGAGGAAATGAACGCTGGCACTCCCCAGGGAGGTCCCTACGGtggtcctcctccccccGGCTATGGTTCTCCGTCCTCGCAGGGCGGCTCCATGATGGATAACCTGGGCGGCTTCTTCAACAAGAGATAGACGCTTCTCGCATGATGAATCTGTGACGCTGATGAATTCCCATGCCTGTTCTtgtctctgtctctgtcGGATTGCGTGACGTTTACGCCGGTgttggctttttttttctttcttcctttttccttcctttctttttttaatTCATGCCAGCGAGGCTTTTGAATGATGATGCATTGGTATTATTAGTTTACTTTTATCCTCATACCGGTCTTGCAATGCGATTGCCTCTGCTTCGATGATTCCAGTCCGATGGACTTTTCAATTTTACAATCCAATAGTAGCAGTGTATTCAACTATTCGACTATATGATCCAAATCATCTCCTTTGTTGACAAGTAGTTCCCTCGCTAGATCAGCCATAAATAATGCCGCGCCATGGAACCAttcctgcctcaggcacacAGGCACCACTGCCAAGGCCGACCGCCAAAAGTTCgtccttcccttctccatcatccatccaaCCATCCCCAGCCAGCCATGATTGTACGGCAATTAGCAGCACGGCAAGGTATGTTCCTCCGTT of the Penicillium psychrofluorescens genome assembly, chromosome: 1 genome contains:
- a CDS encoding uncharacterized protein (ID:PFLUO_001568-T1.cds;~source:funannotate), with product MERSYDTVLPLALDLGLDIDTSCSRNDVECVAETVLSYEGPGNMLICWRHGRMREIEMLLGVLELLEYPSNRFDLIWTTPYPYNNITDVRDEECPGLDVAAGLVVQG
- a CDS encoding uncharacterized protein (ID:PFLUO_001565-T1.cds;~source:funannotate); its protein translation is MFRSAIVRSLRASVPRAIRPSTPFLRSSPVVARAQFQPCAVSQAIRFYSAPAGLDQKEVEGRIVNLLKNFDKVTDASKINGASHFSNDLGLDSLDTVEVVMAIEEEFSIEIPDKEADQILSVDKAVEYILAQPDAH
- a CDS encoding uncharacterized protein (ID:PFLUO_001563-T1.cds;~source:funannotate), coding for MKPAKPASATMNEQTFVPSSMRALYYTLHLPTPETATEESGKALLPGPDGLILDTGFPTPQPAAHEYLLKVQTAAFCHDEQRLARTLNPTKTTPQIPLHSLCGTVISTPTADHERQSGPRFKIGDIVFGLISHFRDGGAADYTLATEDELAFKPGNISASEAASVALPALTAWHALFRYAGLDPDATANGISRDKNGNSNHGNRDGKKWNGNGYGLFRKGSGNGNGNGHGKKVPPLRVLVTNARDCEVGRITVQLLRADKLFPVRPWICVSCTATEADIMRREWDVDEVLVIPHLPTRDECDLAGTFRQRRWEPVDVVLDCEGGEVYRQAHEAGVVRNYGAVLTAVDSRPAQQAASPDRGLHSKLVAVAPDGASMMRIGGLVEAGKVLGVPETVVDLINSADLLASGAAATAGSRRGGMVVVRVN
- a CDS encoding uncharacterized protein (ID:PFLUO_001562-T1.cds;~source:funannotate); the protein is MATPTEISTEQPPTQGEDAESTTPTSPPPLERRGSGFLNFFTSILGAKNPLAQPADATKNSVWLFDNTAYQNGDDGQWQAEVVACIFEKEGRDDVGKFVANIADQVGIDGEVGGNTVARKRIEERVRPFLDPVSPTKTLTLLESEQTHALGPSDSNGIISQTVNMASEGMSDGISVQPQVQGFSLAMPTNTLFAAPEGWLVISDIDDTIKITQTSESTGILRTTFVDDPQPTPGMPEFYKHVHAELNPTWFYLSASPYNLYPFLHGFLHSTYCPGTLVLRDYSWLDLSGLIKSFTEKTLEYKVDRMEKIRRWFPRRRVLCIGDSTQKDPEAYGDMYRKYPDWVHAIIIRKVTYVQGMEEKNKDERFEAAFKDVPRHMWTVFEDPEKLYGFVDGLGMEDQVL
- a CDS encoding uncharacterized protein (ID:PFLUO_001564-T1.cds;~source:funannotate) — translated: MSAAGGLTRRRGGGRAGEEQDESRVSSPVSRNGSAMDNRGPETSFTNTENGHKIAFDPRDLSETAERSKQPKLTLMEEVLLLGLKDKQGYLSFWNENISYALRGCIVVELALRGRISMQKDSSRRRFPLADRVIEVIDDTLTGEVLLDETLKMMKSSEKMSVNTWIDLLSGETWNLMKIGYQLKQVRERLAKGLVDKGILRTEKRNFLLFDMATHPVADGGAKDDIHRRVRNICSNRTVIIPPTTWLPEDSEYRYLRTVSMVCAAYAANVLENALVTMSHEARERAFAQVDELLAEYSQWPFGRRAGGSQSIGANLASMINEEINRNKDRELQMEIVAACLSVFTRLDSLL
- a CDS encoding uncharacterized protein (ID:PFLUO_001567-T1.cds;~source:funannotate), producing the protein MDDIEERLRSHAQAFDGLLSLIPAKYYYGEDNNDQWKRKKQTKEQAREAKRAKLDPESAKTAKDVMDENARKRKREAGARDSDSSDGELGSEAPKEGLNRGNAKPKKQKQAEDPAAAAKSAADAEARKNEREEKKAQKKATQKEKKKAKETAKKEKQNQQAEKPAPAKPEEASEAEDDDEDGEDVAAEEGFSFQMDQPSSASSTPNSPDASNPQSGSSSISSIVPPTNSESKPLKPTPEELKQRLQKRLDELRAKRHADGLNGKPARNRQELIEARRQKAEQRKTHKKELRQKAKEEEQLKNDEAMARRFSPGGSGSLLASPRSPVDSVGSASNNFSFGRVVFTDGQLADSSLSGVSDKPTQRGAKDAAGQLKVAEAKKARLAEMDPEKRADIEEKDRWLNAKKRAHGERVRDDTSLLKKALKRKESAKKKSEREWRERIDTVARAKDHKQTKREDNLRKRREEKGNKGSKGKKAAGGGKKKARPGFEGSFKAKTGGKKK
- a CDS encoding uncharacterized protein (ID:PFLUO_001566-T1.cds;~source:funannotate), translating into MASMSVSRLVAVRRTPFIISSSPFSTSAARAATPAGPPPSGFRLPPPKRWDQSGESSLDKASKYFLMAEIFRGMYVVLEQFFRPPYTIFYPFEKGPISPRFRGEHALRRYPTGEERCIACKLCEAICPAQAITIEAEEREDGSRRTTRYDIDMTKCIYCGFCQESCPVDAIVETSNAEYATETREELLYNKEKLLANGDKWEPEIAAAARADAPYR